The following coding sequences are from one Leptolyngbya sp. NIES-3755 window:
- a CDS encoding peptidase M48, Ste24p (similar to AA sequence:cyanobase_aa:Npun_F0194) — MTVLFQRVQKWAKATSICVLLLAATAPISQAKPATRRAPQSAQPAANIYDRAKAELPEDVYTLYRIVERVARANQLDQRPWRVGIVPTYDINAFATQVNLVALHDGLLDQLSGDSSAIACVVAHEMAHHEKRHIALGQAQRQQITEQAVQEAKAEVEREVNSARTESTATGVLGTVLGNVGGLPGLGGQILTNQSQNRRNRAQQRVQEIAEKKKAELEANLAASVRKQEFEADEVGYLMATRAGFEAEGCLRAMAVLARTPGAEFDTTHPAVPKRIEALQQLMKKYPPATLAAEGKAKLAATQPLTYDLSRDGKSLRINSRFGGSSDIDRVLGR; from the coding sequence ATGACTGTTCTTTTTCAGCGAGTTCAGAAATGGGCGAAAGCGACATCGATTTGTGTACTTTTACTGGCTGCGACGGCTCCGATTTCTCAAGCCAAACCTGCCACTCGACGCGCTCCTCAATCTGCTCAACCTGCGGCAAACATCTACGATCGTGCCAAAGCTGAATTGCCCGAAGATGTCTATACTCTTTATCGAATTGTCGAGCGAGTCGCCCGTGCGAACCAACTTGATCAGCGTCCTTGGCGGGTGGGAATTGTTCCTACCTATGACATCAACGCTTTTGCGACTCAGGTGAATTTAGTCGCGCTACACGATGGATTGCTGGACCAACTTTCTGGAGATTCATCCGCGATCGCTTGTGTCGTTGCTCACGAAATGGCGCACCACGAGAAGCGACACATTGCATTAGGACAAGCTCAGAGGCAGCAAATCACTGAGCAAGCGGTTCAGGAAGCGAAAGCAGAAGTTGAACGAGAAGTGAATAGCGCTAGAACTGAATCAACAGCGACCGGAGTGCTTGGAACCGTCCTTGGTAACGTGGGTGGGCTTCCAGGATTAGGCGGTCAGATTTTGACAAATCAGAGTCAGAATCGGAGAAATCGCGCCCAGCAACGAGTTCAAGAAATTGCTGAGAAGAAGAAAGCTGAGCTTGAAGCGAATTTGGCGGCATCCGTCCGAAAACAGGAATTTGAAGCGGATGAAGTGGGCTATCTTATGGCGACGAGAGCCGGATTTGAGGCGGAGGGCTGTCTTCGAGCGATGGCAGTTTTAGCTCGTACTCCAGGAGCCGAATTTGATACGACGCACCCGGCTGTGCCAAAACGGATTGAAGCGCTTCAGCAGTTGATGAAAAAGTATCCTCCAGCGACTTTAGCGGCTGAGGGTAAAGCAAAGCTGGCTGCCACTCAACCGCTGACTTACGATTTGTCAAGAGATGGTAAGTCGCTCCGAATTAATTCTCGATTCGGCGGTTCTAGTGACATCGATCGCGTTTTAGGTCGATAG
- a CDS encoding hypothetical protein (conserved hypothetical protein;~similar to AA sequence:cyanobase_aa:LBDG_47640) codes for MQRETLQSMLTTLFLTLSIWDKTSGTWINVATVLMGCTLGLLLQGSLPTRMQRIITQGLGLLTLFLGVTMASSLLKVKIGVIDGVIIGLFAIVIGGLLGEWWQIEARLHSIGDRIKRMVKGGGSFTEGFVAASLLFCVGPLTIVGSLNNGLAGNNTLLSIKSAMDGLAAIALSSSYGIGVAFSILTIVIYQGGLSIAAGLLAQSLPDPATAPAVLLTSGVGGLMVMGLGLNLLEIARLSVAAFLPGLLLAPLFCAIIERLT; via the coding sequence ATGCAAAGGGAAACGCTACAGTCAATGCTGACAACCCTATTTTTAACACTCAGTATTTGGGATAAAACAAGCGGAACGTGGATCAATGTGGCAACAGTTCTGATGGGCTGCACACTCGGATTGCTGTTACAAGGCAGTTTGCCAACTCGAATGCAGCGCATCATTACACAAGGATTGGGATTGCTAACGCTGTTTCTGGGGGTGACGATGGCATCAAGCTTGCTCAAGGTCAAAATCGGCGTGATTGATGGCGTGATTATTGGATTATTCGCGATCGTCATCGGGGGCTTGCTCGGTGAATGGTGGCAAATCGAAGCCCGATTGCATTCCATTGGCGATCGCATTAAACGAATGGTAAAAGGTGGCGGCAGTTTTACAGAGGGATTCGTCGCGGCGAGTTTATTGTTCTGTGTTGGACCGTTGACGATCGTTGGAAGTTTGAACAATGGACTCGCGGGAAACAATACGCTGTTATCAATTAAATCGGCAATGGATGGACTCGCTGCGATCGCACTCAGTAGCAGTTATGGAATAGGAGTCGCGTTTTCGATTTTAACGATCGTCATTTATCAAGGAGGATTGTCGATCGCGGCAGGATTACTCGCACAGTCATTACCTGATCCAGCTACGGCTCCAGCGGTTTTATTAACTTCGGGTGTGGGTGGATTAATGGTGATGGGATTGGGTTTGAACTTGTTGGAGATTGCACGATTAAGCGTTGCTGCATTTTTACCGGGATTGCTGCTTGCACCGTTGTTTTGTGCAATCATCGAGCGATTGACGTAA
- a CDS encoding hypothetical protein (hypothetical protein Npun_R0219;~similar to AA sequence:cyanobase_aa:LBDG_47630) — MVSGMTMPRFSPEQFVRFIGGEGKVREFHADAGRWSYLVEMEMGEEPEMGRIGFETMILLPETDLEAALC; from the coding sequence ATGGTTTCTGGAATGACAATGCCTAGATTTAGCCCCGAACAATTTGTTCGCTTCATTGGGGGCGAGGGAAAAGTGCGAGAGTTTCACGCGGATGCGGGTCGCTGGTCGTATTTGGTTGAGATGGAAATGGGAGAAGAGCCGGAAATGGGCAGAATCGGCTTTGAGACGATGATTCTGCTGCCGGAAACAGATTTGGAAGCAGCGTTGTGCTAA
- a CDS encoding beta alanine--pyruvate transaminase (similar to AA sequence:cyanobase_aa:LBDG_47660) codes for MVLDISLPESLDAFWMPFTANRQFKAQPRLMASAKDMHYTTVDGREVLDGTAGLWCVNAGHCRDRIVQAIHEQAATLDFSPTFQMGHPGPFALADRLAKMLPGDLDHVFFANSGSEAVDTALKIALSYHRVRGEASRTRLIGRERGYHGVGFGGISVGGIAPNRKFFGSLLPGVDHLPHTHNLEQNAFSRGQPNWGAHLADELERIVTLHDPSTIAAVIVEPVAGSTGVLIPPVGYLEKLRSVCDKYGILLIFDEVITGFGRLGRGFAAEYFGVMPDLICVAKGITNAAVPMGAVFARSYIYDAFMHGQENAIELFHGYTYSGHPLACAAAMATLDIYEEEQLFDRARDLSPYWENAMHSLKEFPHVIDVRNLGIVAGIELASIPGQVGVRAYNALVKCFEQGLLIRTAGDIIALSPPLILEKQHIDQMVDRLGSVLKELA; via the coding sequence ATGGTTCTAGATATTTCCCTGCCAGAGAGCTTGGATGCTTTCTGGATGCCGTTTACTGCAAATCGTCAATTCAAAGCCCAGCCGCGTTTGATGGCATCTGCTAAGGATATGCACTATACGACGGTCGATGGTCGAGAAGTGTTGGACGGAACAGCGGGACTGTGGTGCGTGAATGCGGGACATTGCCGCGATCGCATTGTGCAAGCAATCCACGAGCAAGCCGCAACCCTGGATTTTTCACCCACGTTTCAGATGGGACATCCTGGACCGTTTGCATTAGCCGATCGATTGGCGAAAATGCTGCCTGGAGACCTCGATCATGTCTTCTTTGCGAATTCTGGCTCAGAGGCAGTCGATACCGCGTTAAAGATTGCGCTCTCCTATCATCGGGTGCGGGGAGAGGCAAGTCGAACTCGATTGATTGGACGAGAACGGGGATATCACGGAGTTGGATTTGGCGGAATTTCGGTTGGGGGAATCGCACCGAATCGGAAGTTTTTTGGGAGTCTGTTGCCGGGAGTGGATCATCTGCCGCATACGCATAATTTGGAGCAGAATGCGTTTAGTCGCGGACAGCCGAATTGGGGAGCGCATTTAGCAGATGAATTAGAGCGAATCGTTACCTTACATGATCCTTCTACTATTGCTGCTGTCATTGTCGAACCTGTTGCGGGATCGACTGGGGTATTGATTCCGCCTGTGGGATATTTGGAGAAATTACGATCGGTTTGTGACAAGTACGGCATTCTGTTGATCTTCGATGAAGTGATCACCGGGTTTGGCAGATTGGGACGAGGATTTGCGGCGGAATACTTTGGTGTGATGCCGGATCTGATCTGCGTGGCGAAAGGGATTACAAATGCTGCGGTTCCGATGGGAGCGGTGTTTGCTCGATCGTATATTTATGATGCGTTTATGCACGGACAGGAAAACGCGATCGAGCTATTTCATGGCTATACCTATTCGGGTCATCCCTTAGCGTGTGCGGCAGCGATGGCGACGTTGGATATTTACGAAGAGGAGCAATTATTCGATCGGGCACGTGACTTGTCGCCGTATTGGGAAAATGCGATGCACTCGTTAAAAGAATTTCCTCATGTGATTGATGTGCGGAATTTGGGAATCGTGGCGGGAATTGAACTGGCATCGATTCCAGGACAGGTGGGAGTTCGGGCTTACAACGCACTGGTAAAATGTTTTGAACAGGGATTGCTGATTAGAACAGCGGGAGACATTATTGCGTTATCACCACCGTTAATTTTGGAGAAACAGCATATCGATCAAATGGTCGATCGATTAGGTAGCGTTTTGAAAGAATTGGCGTAA
- a CDS encoding recombinase (similar to AA sequence:cyanobase_aa:LBDG_04750), whose product MKVIAYLYSDPLLETTPDTTLLEVDRIYQDFGSDRAQLKQLISENESVQLQIRRLEDLGDSIAEIHDRLSQLESRNIEVITTESEELSAITLQQLQELQHSQKSRKIRQGHARNRIKTLAPPGKAPYGYRRSRNRYILDRSTAPVVKEFFDHFLLYGSLRGAVRFLEKKYAKKISVSTGQRWLTNPVYRGDLEYQTGETIPDTHPAILSRDEAAQIDRLLRRNRRLPSRTASAPRSLAGLVTCSECNSGMTVTRVTSRKKSKKEYLYLRPMQCPKQCKSIAYEEILQCTIDKICEDLPRAVSEAGTPDIDAIKSNIQNAIAQKQSVLEQIPPLIETGILDTETAELRSYKLRSEIAELQTKLSQLPPVNLKAIAQTVSIPQFWLDLSEAERRFYFREFIRQIEIIHTETGWELKLNFIF is encoded by the coding sequence ATGAAAGTGATTGCCTATCTCTACAGTGATCCATTGCTGGAAACAACGCCAGATACAACGCTGCTGGAAGTCGATCGCATTTATCAAGATTTTGGTAGCGATCGTGCTCAACTCAAACAATTAATCAGCGAAAACGAATCCGTTCAATTGCAGATTCGACGATTGGAAGATTTGGGAGATTCGATCGCAGAAATTCACGATCGCTTATCTCAACTCGAATCGCGCAACATTGAAGTGATTACAACAGAATCAGAAGAACTATCAGCAATCACACTTCAACAATTACAAGAATTACAACACAGTCAAAAAAGCAGAAAAATTCGTCAAGGTCACGCTCGAAATCGGATTAAAACCCTCGCTCCACCCGGAAAAGCGCCTTACGGTTATCGTCGCAGTCGAAATCGATATATTCTCGATCGCTCTACCGCTCCAGTCGTGAAGGAATTCTTCGATCATTTCCTACTTTACGGTTCTCTACGCGGTGCAGTTCGATTTCTAGAAAAGAAATATGCGAAAAAAATTTCTGTTTCAACGGGACAACGTTGGCTCACAAATCCCGTTTATCGGGGCGATTTGGAATATCAGACAGGCGAAACGATTCCCGATACCCATCCCGCAATTTTGTCACGAGATGAAGCTGCACAAATCGATCGATTACTGCGTCGAAATCGTCGTTTACCGTCTCGAACTGCAAGTGCACCTCGATCGCTGGCGGGTTTGGTGACTTGTAGCGAATGTAATTCAGGCATGACCGTTACACGAGTCACATCGCGAAAGAAAAGCAAAAAAGAATACTTATATTTACGTCCGATGCAATGCCCGAAACAATGTAAATCGATCGCTTACGAAGAAATTTTACAATGCACGATCGATAAAATTTGCGAAGACTTACCTCGTGCCGTTTCGGAAGCTGGAACCCCGGATATTGATGCCATTAAGTCGAATATTCAGAACGCGATCGCACAAAAACAATCGGTCTTAGAACAGATTCCGCCGCTGATCGAAACCGGAATTTTGGACACAGAAACCGCAGAATTACGATCGTACAAACTTCGCAGCGAAATTGCAGAATTACAGACCAAGCTTTCTCAATTGCCACCTGTGAATTTAAAAGCGATCGCACAAACCGTTTCGATTCCGCAATTTTGGCTGGATTTATCTGAAGCAGAACGTCGCTTTTACTTTAGAGAATTCATTCGTCAAATCGAGATCATTCACACTGAAACCGGATGGGAATTGAAATTGAATTTTATTTTTTGA
- a CDS encoding hypothetical protein (conserved hypothetical protein;~similar to AA sequence:cyanobase_aa:LBDG_47650), which yields MAGTKRRSPTSTLVSKDSISSASTALQDLPEKPKEIWSLREAIHLLKDQITQALDRGYSYSEVSQMLSSKGVEISPSTLKYYLSSARKEDGTKSRRRRRTLTMTAEALQNGSDALETETPEKEDKPKRSAAKSKADTKSPAKSKAKATTSRKKAVS from the coding sequence ATGGCAGGAACGAAAAGAAGATCACCTACATCAACGCTAGTTTCTAAAGATTCAATCAGCAGCGCATCAACCGCACTTCAAGATCTGCCCGAAAAACCAAAGGAAATTTGGTCGCTGAGAGAAGCGATTCATCTGCTTAAAGATCAAATTACTCAAGCGCTCGATCGAGGTTACAGCTATAGCGAAGTTTCCCAAATGCTGTCATCGAAAGGTGTTGAAATTAGCCCCTCGACGCTGAAGTATTATCTGTCCTCAGCCCGTAAAGAAGATGGCACAAAATCTCGTCGTCGCCGCCGCACGTTAACGATGACTGCTGAGGCACTTCAGAACGGTTCGGATGCGTTGGAAACTGAAACACCTGAGAAAGAAGACAAGCCAAAGCGATCGGCAGCAAAATCCAAAGCGGATACAAAGTCACCTGCAAAATCGAAAGCCAAAGCAACCACTAGCCGGAAAAAAGCTGTCAGTTAG
- a CDS encoding phospholipid/glycerol acyltransferase (similar to AA sequence:cyanobase_aa:LBDG_04760) has product MPRPSQFVQPPLEFIPPDFNPNVLRIARSILPIWMRRKTSIAQIEAVNVEQLVELYQQFQAGKIRLLLAFRHPSADDPFSMMYLMHCLLPRTARRMGIRLNSPTHAHFMYDRGIPLWAGSSIGWIYSKLGGTPIHRGKLDRTGLKSARNLLANGQFPLMAAPEGATNGHNEIVSPLEPGIAQMGFWCAEDLQKENRNEQVVIVPVGIQYQYVKQTWKPVDQLLHSLEVDAGIKLQTSDRYTRLYTIAEHMLTVMESFYRKFYHQDLPSVEHAEPNARLALRLEILMNSALTVAEQYFNLPPKGNVIDRCRRLEQAAWDLIFREDLKLDELSPVDRGLADRVAEEASLRIWHMRLVESFVAVTGKYVIEKPSIDRFSETTLLLWDMIARIKGGDALKRPKLGKQSVLVTVGNPISVSDRFPVYQSNRRAAKQAVSDLTQELQTAMEKMIL; this is encoded by the coding sequence GTGCCGCGCCCTTCTCAATTCGTTCAACCCCCACTCGAATTTATCCCACCCGATTTTAATCCCAACGTTCTGAGGATTGCCCGATCAATTCTGCCAATCTGGATGCGGCGCAAAACCTCGATCGCTCAAATTGAAGCGGTAAACGTTGAACAGCTTGTAGAACTCTATCAGCAATTCCAAGCGGGAAAAATCCGACTGCTGCTGGCGTTTCGTCATCCTAGTGCTGATGATCCCTTCAGCATGATGTATTTGATGCACTGTCTGTTGCCGCGAACCGCTCGACGGATGGGAATTCGGTTGAACTCTCCGACTCACGCTCACTTCATGTACGATCGCGGAATTCCACTCTGGGCAGGTTCTTCGATCGGTTGGATTTACTCGAAATTAGGCGGCACTCCAATTCATCGTGGGAAGCTCGATCGAACAGGCTTAAAGTCGGCTCGAAATCTTTTAGCAAACGGACAATTTCCGCTAATGGCAGCCCCAGAAGGTGCAACGAATGGACATAACGAGATTGTCAGTCCATTAGAACCTGGAATCGCACAAATGGGATTTTGGTGTGCAGAAGATCTACAGAAAGAGAATCGAAATGAACAAGTTGTGATTGTTCCAGTTGGAATTCAATATCAGTATGTGAAACAGACTTGGAAACCAGTTGATCAACTTTTACATTCGCTTGAAGTAGATGCTGGAATTAAACTACAGACCTCAGATCGCTATACGAGACTGTATACGATCGCAGAACATATGTTAACGGTAATGGAATCGTTCTATCGAAAGTTTTATCATCAAGATCTACCATCCGTTGAACACGCTGAACCGAATGCTAGATTGGCGTTACGGCTTGAGATCCTGATGAATTCAGCTTTGACTGTAGCCGAACAGTATTTCAACTTGCCACCGAAAGGCAACGTTATCGATCGCTGTCGTCGTTTAGAGCAAGCAGCTTGGGATTTGATTTTCCGTGAAGATCTCAAATTGGATGAATTATCACCTGTCGATCGAGGACTTGCCGATCGCGTTGCTGAAGAAGCCAGCCTGAGAATTTGGCACATGCGACTCGTTGAAAGTTTTGTCGCGGTGACTGGCAAATATGTGATTGAGAAACCGTCTATCGATCGCTTTTCTGAAACGACGCTTTTACTCTGGGATATGATTGCCCGAATCAAAGGCGGCGATGCGCTTAAGCGTCCCAAATTAGGAAAGCAATCGGTTTTAGTTACGGTTGGCAATCCGATTTCAGTTAGCGATCGCTTTCCCGTTTATCAAAGTAATCGTCGGGCTGCAAAACAAGCGGTTTCTGATTTGACACAAGAGTTGCAAACCGCAATGGAAAAAATGATTTTATAA
- a CDS encoding hypothetical protein (hypothetical protein FJSC11DRAFT_2944;~similar to AA sequence:cyanobase_aa:LBDG_08710), with the protein MNLPFVLDVAIGLIFTYLILSLLASELQELIATVLQWRAKHLRDSIEVLLGGGINTPEEQRVKDLVGRLYDDPLLRNVNQEAKGVVAQGFRRITRVLFPGNRPGSFGAQASGPSYIAPETFATSLIEQLGVTSMVDKLSQVRFENFVKRIVGHYWVNEFGEVGLPADDMFESGWERGAIREIAAKSNQISLGADQNFRVLVEDYHDILRTYQSGEASLATSIERLGEGLDAYIAACANLDQTSPDTVLYVRRLQSYKASVFGQNNDRAVISGGLKPSIAEIAELVNQGTATHQEVAGAYDRVANQARPIDAQVTASLQSQIEDYRMGLDPNASNQPTKFEDLDYDLQQIFLANALKDLTTEERQLYEEYQSYKKIRNGLSRLPDAVKESMSILARRAQSRVERTENEVNQFRDEVAVWFDRSMSRASGVYKRNAKGVAILMGLFLAATTNSDTFHIFNRLSSDDSLRRIVTERASQLNLNPDNSPRFSAQLENLKNETDAVLREISFPISWNSSNIGRQLGCPSSAISATPAQGEAPTEANQLKAQWDNLYRGCLNSDQTSTAPIPVQVAQIMANRPMGVLRMLSGWAVSGIAIAMGAPFWFDLLGKLVNVRNSGGKPRPAGGEEQKTN; encoded by the coding sequence ATGAATTTACCTTTCGTTTTAGATGTTGCAATTGGTTTAATTTTTACCTATCTAATTTTGAGCTTATTGGCTTCTGAATTGCAGGAATTGATTGCAACTGTCTTGCAATGGAGAGCAAAACATTTAAGAGACTCGATCGAGGTCTTGCTGGGGGGTGGCATTAATACACCCGAAGAACAGCGCGTGAAAGATTTAGTCGGGCGACTGTATGATGATCCACTGCTGAGAAACGTGAATCAGGAAGCGAAAGGCGTTGTGGCGCAAGGGTTTCGCCGAATTACTCGCGTTCTGTTTCCTGGCAATCGTCCTGGATCATTTGGCGCTCAAGCTTCCGGTCCCTCCTACATTGCACCAGAAACATTCGCGACTTCCTTGATCGAACAATTGGGAGTTACGTCGATGGTCGATAAACTCTCTCAAGTGCGATTTGAAAACTTTGTGAAGCGAATTGTGGGTCACTATTGGGTGAATGAATTCGGAGAGGTTGGATTGCCTGCGGATGATATGTTCGAGAGCGGTTGGGAGCGGGGCGCGATTCGAGAGATTGCTGCAAAGTCGAATCAAATCAGCCTCGGCGCGGATCAGAACTTTCGGGTGTTAGTCGAAGACTATCATGACATTCTCAGAACCTATCAGTCTGGAGAAGCCAGTTTAGCGACAAGCATTGAACGCCTCGGAGAAGGATTAGACGCTTATATTGCGGCTTGTGCCAACCTCGATCAAACTTCACCCGATACCGTGTTGTATGTGCGACGATTGCAATCTTATAAAGCGAGTGTGTTTGGACAAAACAACGATCGAGCTGTGATTTCTGGCGGCTTAAAGCCGAGTATTGCTGAAATTGCTGAACTGGTCAATCAAGGAACAGCAACGCATCAGGAAGTCGCGGGAGCTTACGATCGAGTCGCAAACCAAGCTCGTCCGATTGATGCTCAAGTGACTGCTTCCTTGCAATCTCAGATCGAAGATTACCGGATGGGACTTGATCCGAATGCTTCAAACCAACCGACAAAATTTGAAGACTTAGACTATGATTTGCAGCAAATTTTCCTTGCCAATGCACTCAAAGATCTCACCACCGAAGAGCGGCAACTTTATGAAGAGTACCAATCCTACAAAAAGATTCGGAACGGTTTGAGCCGACTGCCAGACGCTGTAAAAGAGAGTATGTCGATTTTGGCAAGACGAGCACAATCGCGGGTTGAAAGAACAGAAAACGAAGTGAATCAGTTTCGCGATGAAGTTGCCGTTTGGTTTGATCGATCGATGTCTCGCGCTTCAGGGGTGTACAAACGGAATGCCAAAGGAGTCGCGATTTTAATGGGACTATTCTTAGCGGCGACCACAAATTCCGACACCTTCCATATTTTTAATCGGCTTTCTAGTGATGATAGTTTGCGGCGAATTGTGACAGAACGCGCCAGTCAACTTAATCTGAATCCTGATAATTCGCCTCGATTTTCTGCTCAGCTTGAGAACTTGAAAAACGAAACGGATGCAGTTCTGCGAGAGATTTCCTTTCCGATCAGTTGGAATTCCAGCAACATTGGACGACAGTTAGGCTGTCCGAGTAGTGCGATTTCTGCAACTCCCGCACAAGGTGAAGCTCCAACTGAAGCCAATCAACTCAAGGCACAGTGGGACAATCTGTATCGAGGCTGTCTCAATTCGGATCAGACTTCCACGGCTCCAATTCCGGTACAAGTGGCACAAATTATGGCGAATCGTCCGATGGGTGTGCTGCGAATGTTATCGGGTTGGGCAGTGAGTGGAATTGCGATCGCGATGGGTGCACCGTTCTGGTTTGATCTGCTCGGTAAGCTGGTGAATGTTCGTAATTCGGGTGGAAAACCGAGACCAGCGGGGGGAGAAGAACAGAAAACGAATTAG
- a CDS encoding caspase domain protein (similar to AA sequence:cyanobase_aa:LBDG_08720) codes for MKRRSLLQAAGMFCGAWGANQLLLSRASQVLAEPTSRKLAFLVGINQYRNASLNGCITDVELQKELLIYRFGFQPSDIVVLTNQQATRSQIETVFTEHLIQQAKPNDIVVFHFSGFGSLQKLGATTDDIQPVLLTADDPKEDAIANAISQDTLLLLLRSLSTSQVTTVLDAGYFYPGYSQRGNLKLRSRSSDPASQLIPSELEFQEKLLEKTGLDRIQTRVKWRSGQFPGVVLSAANDQQFATESPWNGFTAGLFTYSLTQQLWQATPSTTLRVNLRQASELIARRVDSKQQPVLMGQKSRDRPLKPYQVASIQSAADGVITAIEDSGKIVQLWLGGLPPEVLETYSFSAVLKVENSDQLLQIFERNGLAAKARSLTESPNLQIGQRVREKIRTFPKEIRLAIAVDANLNRVERVDAISALSGLPKTSAAIAGEQPADYLFSKVEETTQVAALNPDAMKGTILPAGYGLFSQGRDAIPRTAGESGEAVKLAVRRLTPRLQTLLGAKLLNLTSNSTTSELAVRASLEIADSNAIVQQTEKISLDSIKVIPSDGKLVSFPIGTPIRLRVENRDPDPIHFVILGFDNRGSGVVFNSMQGDQPQTSIAANETVMIPRSLTDWLVQAPTGLSEIYLVCSRTPFQHTQALLGTSAGFVRSLPNFLDVAQAVLQDLHQASNPSINAPDLFALDMASWATFRFLYQVV; via the coding sequence ATGAAACGTCGATCGCTATTGCAAGCAGCCGGAATGTTTTGCGGAGCCTGGGGAGCGAATCAACTCCTCCTGTCTCGTGCGTCTCAAGTTTTGGCTGAACCGACTTCTCGCAAACTCGCTTTTCTCGTCGGAATTAATCAATATCGCAATGCTAGTTTGAATGGTTGCATTACCGATGTTGAATTGCAAAAAGAATTATTGATCTATCGGTTTGGATTTCAGCCGAGTGATATTGTTGTTCTCACAAATCAGCAAGCAACGCGATCGCAAATCGAAACAGTTTTTACAGAACATTTGATCCAACAAGCGAAACCAAACGATATTGTCGTGTTTCACTTCAGCGGTTTTGGTAGCTTGCAAAAGTTAGGAGCAACTACAGACGATATCCAACCTGTTCTCCTGACAGCAGATGATCCAAAAGAAGACGCGATCGCAAATGCAATTTCTCAAGACACATTACTGTTATTACTGCGATCGCTGTCTACATCTCAAGTGACAACCGTTCTCGATGCGGGTTATTTCTATCCCGGTTATTCGCAGCGTGGAAATTTAAAATTGCGGTCACGTTCCAGTGATCCAGCTTCTCAACTCATTCCGAGTGAGCTTGAATTTCAAGAAAAATTGCTTGAAAAAACTGGACTCGATCGCATTCAGACACGAGTGAAATGGCGATCGGGACAATTTCCTGGAGTAGTTCTCTCGGCTGCAAACGATCAACAGTTCGCAACTGAATCGCCTTGGAATGGATTTACTGCGGGATTGTTCACATATTCGTTAACTCAACAATTGTGGCAAGCGACTCCATCCACGACACTGCGAGTGAATTTACGCCAAGCTTCTGAACTGATTGCTAGGCGTGTTGACTCGAAACAACAGCCCGTTTTGATGGGACAAAAAAGCCGCGATCGACCCCTAAAACCTTATCAAGTTGCATCGATTCAATCTGCTGCGGATGGCGTAATTACTGCGATCGAAGATAGTGGAAAAATCGTGCAACTCTGGCTCGGTGGCTTACCTCCCGAAGTACTAGAAACATATAGCTTTAGTGCAGTTCTCAAAGTTGAAAATTCTGATCAACTGCTGCAAATCTTCGAGCGGAATGGACTAGCTGCAAAAGCGCGATCGCTCACTGAATCACCAAATTTACAAATTGGTCAACGAGTTCGAGAAAAGATTCGTACCTTTCCAAAAGAGATTCGATTAGCGATCGCGGTTGATGCAAATTTAAATCGAGTCGAGCGTGTCGATGCGATTAGTGCCTTATCAGGATTGCCGAAAACTTCTGCTGCGATCGCGGGCGAACAACCCGCAGATTATCTATTCAGCAAAGTGGAAGAAACGACTCAAGTTGCAGCCCTCAATCCTGATGCAATGAAGGGTACAATTCTGCCTGCTGGCTATGGATTATTTTCGCAAGGACGAGATGCGATTCCACGAACGGCAGGCGAATCTGGTGAAGCGGTGAAATTAGCAGTTCGTCGGTTAACTCCTCGCTTGCAAACGCTTTTAGGTGCGAAACTTCTGAACTTAACGAGTAATTCCACCACTTCTGAGTTAGCAGTTCGGGCTTCACTTGAGATCGCGGATTCTAATGCGATCGTTCAACAAACCGAGAAGATTTCTCTCGATTCGATCAAGGTGATTCCGTCTGATGGAAAATTAGTATCGTTTCCGATTGGCACTCCGATTCGGCTTCGGGTTGAAAATCGTGATCCAGATCCAATTCATTTTGTGATTTTAGGATTCGATAATCGCGGATCGGGAGTTGTCTTTAATTCGATGCAGGGCGATCAACCCCAAACCTCGATCGCGGCAAATGAAACTGTAATGATTCCGCGATCACTCACCGATTGGCTGGTTCAAGCCCCTACCGGATTATCTGAAATTTACTTAGTTTGCAGCCGCACTCCATTTCAGCACACACAGGCATTACTTGGAACGAGTGCGGGATTTGTGCGATCGCTTCCGAATTTTCTTGATGTTGCCCAAGCTGTTCTACAGGATTTGCATCAAGCGAGTAATCCATCGATTAACGCACCTGATCTATTTGCTTTAGATATGGCAAGTTGGGCAACATTTCGATTTTTGTATCAGGTTGTGTGA